A stretch of Rhodoferax potami DNA encodes these proteins:
- a CDS encoding carbohydrate ABC transporter permease, translating into MANHTSSKSLPFAPSRVFVHLTLISYLLLALLPILLVFMNSFKSRDAIFNDPLSWPTPETFSLIGYTKVLGRSDVLMYFGNSFIVTIASLFFILLFGAMAAWGLSEYRFKGNRWLKFFFAFGIMVPIRLGTVSILQLMVELNLVNTLTALVLVYVAQGLPLAIMILSEFMGQVPGELKDAARCDGIDEFRIFFQVVVPLIRPAIATVAVFTMVPIWNDLWFPLILAPSEQTQTITLGIQQFVGQYATDWNAVLASLSLAIVPVVTLYALFSRQLIRGITAGAVK; encoded by the coding sequence ATGGCAAACCACACCTCTTCCAAATCGCTGCCTTTCGCGCCCAGCCGCGTGTTTGTGCACCTGACTCTCATTAGCTATTTGCTGCTGGCGCTACTGCCTATCTTGTTGGTGTTCATGAACTCGTTCAAGAGCCGTGACGCGATCTTCAACGACCCGCTGTCGTGGCCTACGCCCGAGACGTTTTCGCTCATCGGCTACACCAAGGTGCTGGGCCGCTCGGACGTGCTGATGTACTTCGGCAACAGCTTCATCGTCACGATTGCGTCGCTGTTTTTCATATTGCTGTTCGGGGCCATGGCGGCCTGGGGCTTGTCGGAATACCGCTTCAAGGGCAACCGCTGGCTGAAGTTCTTTTTTGCCTTCGGCATCATGGTGCCTATCCGCCTCGGCACGGTGTCCATTCTGCAGCTGATGGTGGAGCTCAACCTCGTCAACACCCTCACCGCACTGGTGCTGGTGTATGTGGCACAGGGCCTGCCGCTGGCCATCATGATCCTGTCAGAGTTCATGGGGCAGGTGCCCGGTGAGCTCAAGGATGCGGCGCGTTGCGACGGCATTGACGAGTTCCGCATCTTCTTCCAGGTGGTGGTGCCGCTGATCCGCCCGGCCATTGCCACGGTGGCCGTGTTCACCATGGTGCCTATCTGGAACGACCTGTGGTTTCCGCTGATCCTCGCGCCTTCCGAGCAGACACAGACCATCACCCTGGGGATCCAGCAGTTCGTGGGGCAGTACGCCACTGACTGGAATGCCGTGTTGGCCTCGCTCTCGCTGGCCATCGTGCCGGTGGTCACCCTCTACGCCCTCTTCTCCCGTCAACTGATCCGCGGCATCACCGCGGGCGCCGTCAAGTAA
- a CDS encoding ABC transporter ATP-binding protein has protein sequence MASVSLTNISKRYGNNAPVLHNINLEIEHGELVVLVGPSGCGKSTLLRVLCGLEDISSGELRIGDDLVNDLPPAERGIAMVFQSYALYPHMTVYRNMSFGLKIHGANKADIDKRVRDAAKVLHIDHLLERLPRELSGGQRQRVAIGRAIVREPRLFLFDEPLSNLDAALRAKTRIELARLHRDLGATMVYVTHDQVEAMTLGDKIVVLSEGHVQQAGTPLTLYQQPANRFVATFIGSPTINLLPARVVEVLDGGARLLLGNGSKVLATVDSSQLQVGESVEVGLRPEHCEVLPAGVAPAADDTALDAEITLVEHLGESNLLYLKMDDGQELIVRGDGNAEVRLGDSVIVRAAPSALYLFRADGVACTRLNPGNMRSAHAR, from the coding sequence ATGGCAAGCGTTTCCCTCACCAACATCAGCAAGCGCTACGGCAACAACGCGCCGGTGCTGCACAACATCAACCTCGAGATCGAGCACGGCGAACTGGTGGTGCTGGTCGGCCCCAGCGGCTGTGGCAAGTCCACCTTGTTGCGTGTGCTCTGCGGGCTCGAAGACATCAGCAGTGGCGAGCTGCGCATCGGCGACGACCTGGTCAACGACCTGCCGCCCGCCGAGCGCGGTATTGCCATGGTGTTCCAGAGCTACGCGCTCTACCCGCACATGACGGTGTACCGCAACATGTCGTTCGGGCTCAAGATCCACGGCGCCAACAAGGCCGACATCGACAAGCGCGTGCGCGACGCCGCCAAGGTGCTGCACATCGACCACCTGCTGGAACGCTTGCCGCGCGAGCTCTCGGGCGGGCAGCGCCAACGCGTGGCCATTGGCCGTGCCATCGTGCGCGAGCCGCGCTTGTTTTTGTTTGACGAGCCGCTCTCGAATCTGGATGCTGCGCTGCGCGCCAAGACCCGCATCGAGCTGGCCCGTCTGCACCGCGACCTGGGCGCCACCATGGTCTATGTGACGCACGATCAGGTGGAAGCCATGACCTTGGGCGACAAAATTGTGGTGCTCAGCGAAGGCCATGTGCAGCAGGCTGGCACCCCGCTCACGCTGTATCAGCAGCCTGCCAACCGCTTTGTAGCGACCTTCATCGGCTCGCCCACCATCAACCTGTTGCCGGCCCGTGTGGTGGAGGTGCTCGACGGCGGCGCCCGCCTGCTGTTGGGCAATGGCAGCAAGGTGCTGGCCACGGTGGACAGCAGCCAGCTGCAAGTGGGTGAAAGTGTGGAAGTGGGCCTGCGCCCCGAGCACTGCGAAGTGCTGCCCGCCGGTGTGGCGCCTGCAGCGGACGACACCGCCCTGGACGCCGAGATCACGCTGGTGGAGCACCTGGGTGAGTCCAACCTGCTGTACCTCAAGATGGACGACGGGCAGGAGCTGATCGTGCGTGGTGACGGCAATGCCGAAGTGCGCCTGGGCGACTCGGTCATTGTGCGTGCGGCACCTTCGGCCCTGTACCTCTTCCGCGCTGACGGCGTGGCCTGCACCCGCTTGAACCCCGGCAACATGCGCTCGGCCCATGCACGCTGA
- a CDS encoding BadF/BadG/BcrA/BcrD ATPase family protein: MHAESLPAHIHYAIGIDGGGTSTRARVVHRSGVVVGEGKAGASGLMQGIPQAWRHIAQAISHATEGRLQAGWPQPVPANCALGLGLAGANNRGWHADFLAADPGYARLKLESDAVTALWGAHGGNAGALVIVGTGAIGLALLPDGQQRVSGGWGFPCGDDGSGADIGLRAVNLTQRSLDGRAVAGPLSTAILQATGDTPDALLAWTGAARQFEYATLVPCVFAHEHQDPEAARLLCYSLEQLESLARAVDPNHTLPLVVAGSIGQRLVPRLSGLVGACVVPPQGDAMDGALTLCMQ; this comes from the coding sequence ATGCACGCTGAGTCGCTGCCCGCACACATTCACTACGCCATCGGCATTGACGGCGGCGGCACCAGCACCCGCGCGCGGGTGGTGCACCGCAGTGGTGTGGTGGTGGGTGAGGGCAAGGCCGGTGCCTCGGGCCTTATGCAAGGTATCCCGCAAGCCTGGCGCCACATTGCACAGGCTATTTCGCACGCTACCGAGGGCAGGTTGCAGGCCGGCTGGCCGCAGCCTGTGCCGGCCAACTGCGCCTTGGGGCTGGGCTTGGCCGGTGCCAACAACCGGGGGTGGCACGCAGACTTTCTGGCCGCTGACCCAGGCTATGCCAGGCTCAAGCTGGAGTCGGATGCGGTGACCGCTTTGTGGGGTGCCCACGGCGGGAATGCCGGGGCCTTGGTGATTGTGGGCACAGGCGCTATCGGGCTGGCCCTGTTGCCCGATGGTCAACAGCGCGTCAGCGGTGGCTGGGGCTTTCCGTGCGGGGACGACGGTAGCGGCGCCGATATCGGCCTGCGCGCCGTGAACCTGACCCAGCGCTCGTTGGATGGGCGGGCTGTGGCTGGGCCTTTGAGTACTGCGATTCTGCAAGCCACCGGCGACACTCCCGACGCTTTGTTGGCATGGACGGGTGCCGCACGCCAGTTTGAGTACGCCACGCTGGTGCCTTGTGTGTTCGCCCATGAGCACCAGGACCCGGAGGCCGCTCGCCTGCTCTGCTACTCCTTGGAGCAGCTCGAGTCACTCGCCCGCGCTGTAGATCCCAACCACACGCTGCCGCTGGTGGTGGCCGGCAGCATCGGCCAGCGCCTGGTGCCCCGGCTCAGTGGCTTGGTGGGTGCGTGTGTAGTGCCACCGCAGGGCGACGCCATGGACGGCGCCCTGACCCTGTGTATGCAATGA
- a CDS encoding SIS domain-containing protein has product MTTLMLQEALSSARQVAQQLAGDEGRYAALGKALRALPPQGAVTIARGSSDHAAAYFAYLVMSRTGQLVTSLPMSLLTLYKAPMARQRVLAVSISQSGRSPDLYEPMQVFEKAGATTVALVNDISSPLAQAVDWAMPLHAGPEKSVAATKSFICGLVGGARLAAHWGAHADLLEALKTLPAALEQACQQDWSAAIEPLRTASQLMVIGRGPGLAIAQEAALKFKETCGIQAEAFSGAEVKHGPMALVNDNYPMLIFALRGPAQQSLITLAAEMRGRGARVLLAAPADVAERDLTLSTAPQEDLDPITAIQSFYLLVEAVARARGLDPDQPPHLSKVTSTR; this is encoded by the coding sequence ATGACAACATTGATGTTGCAAGAGGCCCTGTCCTCAGCGCGCCAGGTGGCGCAACAACTGGCCGGCGACGAAGGTCGCTACGCCGCCCTCGGCAAGGCGCTTCGCGCGCTACCGCCCCAGGGTGCGGTCACCATTGCCCGCGGCAGCTCGGACCACGCAGCCGCCTACTTCGCCTATTTGGTGATGTCGCGCACCGGGCAGCTGGTGACCTCGCTGCCCATGTCGCTGCTCACCCTTTACAAGGCGCCCATGGCGCGGCAGCGGGTGCTGGCGGTGTCCATCTCGCAGTCGGGCCGCAGCCCGGACTTGTACGAGCCGATGCAGGTGTTTGAAAAAGCCGGGGCGACCACGGTGGCGCTGGTGAACGACATCAGCTCGCCGCTGGCGCAAGCGGTGGACTGGGCCATGCCCTTGCACGCCGGCCCCGAGAAGAGTGTGGCGGCCACCAAGAGCTTTATTTGCGGTTTGGTGGGCGGTGCACGGCTGGCCGCGCACTGGGGTGCCCATGCAGATTTGCTGGAGGCCTTGAAGACACTGCCAGCGGCGCTGGAACAGGCTTGCCAGCAGGACTGGAGCGCTGCTATCGAGCCCCTGCGCACCGCCAGCCAGCTCATGGTGATAGGCCGCGGCCCGGGACTGGCGATTGCGCAGGAGGCGGCTCTCAAGTTCAAGGAGACCTGCGGTATTCAGGCCGAGGCCTTCAGTGGCGCCGAAGTCAAACACGGCCCCATGGCGCTGGTGAACGACAACTACCCGATGCTGATTTTTGCCCTGCGCGGCCCGGCCCAGCAGAGCCTGATTACTTTGGCCGCCGAGATGCGCGGCCGTGGCGCACGGGTGCTCTTGGCTGCACCGGCCGATGTGGCAGAGCGGGACCTCACCCTCTCCACCGCTCCGCAGGAGGACCTGGACCCTATCACCGCCATCCAGAGCTTCTATTTGCTGGTGGAAGCCGTGGCCCGTGCGCGCGGGCTGGACCCGGACCAGCCGCCCCATCTCTCGAAAGTCACAAGCACCCGATAA
- a CDS encoding D-hexose-6-phosphate mutarotase encodes MTFETLTIDGAPAVRLQGPHGDSVTALLRGGQVISWIDASGTERLYCSPLSPLAGPQAVRGGVPVIFPQFSGRGPLMRHGFARTRDWALADTPAGAVHPTLVLRMEHAAAETELWAHDCVCTLTVVLEAAGLRITLAVHNTGSSPLTFHAALHTYLEVGDVTQTTLAGVLPQGEVLSLAEPIDHLFESVPGPFALRSPASALDMAHAGFTDAVVWNPGPQAVIADLPAGGYARFLCVEAASVGVPVQLTPGAHWQGSQYLVTAT; translated from the coding sequence ATGACATTTGAAACTTTGACGATAGACGGTGCGCCTGCAGTCCGGCTGCAGGGCCCGCACGGGGACTCGGTTACTGCGCTGCTGCGGGGTGGCCAGGTGATCTCGTGGATCGATGCAAGCGGCACCGAGCGCTTGTATTGCAGCCCGCTCTCGCCACTGGCCGGCCCGCAAGCCGTGCGGGGCGGGGTGCCGGTGATTTTTCCGCAATTCAGTGGGCGCGGCCCCCTGATGCGCCATGGCTTTGCCCGCACCCGCGACTGGGCTTTGGCCGACACACCCGCCGGTGCCGTCCACCCCACGCTGGTCTTGCGCATGGAACATGCCGCCGCAGAAACCGAGCTGTGGGCCCATGACTGTGTGTGTACCCTGACCGTGGTTCTGGAGGCGGCTGGCCTGCGCATCACGCTGGCAGTGCACAACACCGGCAGCAGCCCCTTGACTTTCCATGCTGCACTCCACACCTACCTCGAGGTGGGTGACGTCACCCAAACCACGCTGGCCGGCGTGTTGCCCCAAGGCGAGGTCTTGTCGCTGGCCGAGCCGATTGACCACTTGTTTGAATCTGTGCCCGGACCCTTTGCCCTGCGCAGCCCTGCCAGTGCCTTGGACATGGCCCACGCAGGCTTTACCGACGCAGTGGTCTGGAACCCCGGGCCGCAGGCCGTGATTGCCGACTTGCCCGCCGGAGGCTATGCCCGCTTTCTGTGTGTGGAGGCGGCCTCGGTGGGTGTGCCGGTGCAGCTGACACCGGGCGCGCACTGGCAAGGTAGCCAGTACTTGGTCACCGCCACGTAG
- a CDS encoding TIGR00645 family protein — MNSPESSSKRPKLRPIPSFIFASRWLQLPLYIGLIAAQGVYVFHFWLELVHLLEAAFGSQTALQALVTSIGYKSDVPVPALNETIIMLVVLALIDVVMISNLLIMVIVGGYETFVSRMDLDGHPDQPEWLSHVNASVLKVKLATAIIGISSIHLLKTFINAANYDEKVLIAQTAIHITFLFSAIAIAYTDKLLNSSHQNTSH, encoded by the coding sequence ATGAATTCTCCTGAATCCTCCTCCAAGCGCCCCAAGTTGCGCCCCATTCCCAGTTTCATTTTTGCCAGCCGCTGGCTGCAGCTGCCGCTCTACATCGGGCTGATTGCGGCACAAGGTGTGTACGTCTTCCATTTCTGGCTGGAGCTGGTGCACTTGCTGGAAGCCGCTTTCGGCAGCCAGACCGCGCTGCAGGCGCTGGTGACCAGCATCGGCTACAAGTCAGATGTGCCGGTGCCCGCGCTAAACGAGACCATCATCATGCTGGTGGTGCTCGCGCTGATTGACGTGGTGATGATCTCCAACCTGCTGATCATGGTGATCGTGGGCGGCTACGAGACCTTTGTGAGCCGCATGGACCTCGACGGCCACCCCGACCAGCCCGAGTGGTTGAGCCATGTGAACGCGTCGGTGCTCAAGGTGAAGCTGGCTACCGCCATCATCGGCATCAGCTCCATCCACCTGCTCAAGACTTTTATCAACGCTGCCAACTACGACGAAAAAGTGCTGATCGCCCAAACGGCGATTCACATCACTTTCTTGTTCTCGGCAATTGCGATTGCCTACACCGACAAGCTGCTCAACAGCAGCCACCAGAACACCAGCCACTAA
- a CDS encoding ABC transporter ATP-binding protein, with the protein MIQVRDLVFDYLGHRALHGVSVDIPKGTVTALVGPNGAGKSTLMRCMAGLDTPLSGSITVGGVDVQEHPREVHTKLGYLSDFFGLYQELTVQQCLSYAAAAQGIADKHIAKRVQDVARFLNLTDKLQSLASNLSRGQRQRVAIGQAIVHMPQVLLLDEPASGLDPEARADLSALFRTLQAKGMTLVVSSHILSELDEYCTHILSIRDGRVSRFASLAATATGAEGVIKTLVQIQLAAPAPQLAGLLGAYEVAHLDVQGLAPSTVYLPAGDLAARAALLARLTAAGVPVCGFQEVRTTLQASYDQTGVSGRPGESA; encoded by the coding sequence ATGATTCAAGTTCGCGATCTGGTGTTCGACTACCTGGGGCACCGGGCGCTGCACGGCGTGTCGGTCGATATCCCCAAAGGCACGGTGACTGCACTGGTGGGCCCCAACGGAGCCGGCAAATCGACCCTGATGCGCTGCATGGCGGGGCTGGATACGCCGCTCTCGGGCAGCATCACGGTGGGCGGGGTCGATGTGCAAGAGCACCCGCGCGAGGTGCACACCAAGCTGGGCTATCTGTCAGACTTTTTCGGGCTCTATCAGGAGCTCACGGTGCAGCAGTGCCTGAGCTATGCCGCGGCCGCCCAGGGGATTGCAGACAAGCACATTGCCAAGCGGGTGCAGGACGTGGCCCGCTTTTTGAACCTCACCGACAAGCTGCAAAGTCTGGCTAGCAACCTGTCGCGCGGCCAGCGCCAGCGGGTAGCGATCGGCCAGGCCATCGTGCACATGCCGCAGGTGCTATTGCTCGACGAGCCCGCCAGCGGCCTGGACCCCGAAGCCCGGGCCGATTTGTCGGCCCTGTTTCGCACCTTGCAGGCCAAGGGCATGACGCTGGTGGTGTCGAGCCACATCTTGAGTGAGCTCGACGAGTACTGCACCCATATCCTTTCGATCCGCGATGGTCGGGTCAGCCGCTTTGCCAGCTTGGCTGCCACTGCGACCGGCGCTGAAGGGGTGATCAAGACGCTGGTGCAGATTCAGCTTGCTGCGCCCGCACCGCAATTGGCCGGGCTGTTGGGGGCCTACGAGGTGGCCCATCTGGATGTGCAAGGCCTGGCCCCCAGCACGGTGTATTTGCCCGCGGGCGACTTGGCGGCACGCGCTGCGCTGCTGGCGCGCCTGACCGCTGCCGGTGTACCGGTGTGTGGCTTTCAGGAGGTGCGCACTACGCTGCAAGCCAGTTATGACCAGACCGGTGTATCCGGCCGCCCAGGAGAGTCCGCATGA
- a CDS encoding cation diffusion facilitator family transporter: MQFTEQEDEHAPHSAAERAAAASRSTWVSVVVNVVLASAQIIVGTLTKSQALIADGIHSLSDLVSDFVVLFAGHHAKKDADDDHPYGHQRFETAASLALGLILLAVGGGMVWSALGKLESHDTIAPAHTTALWVALGAIVTKELLFRYMLRVAKAVKSSLLVANAWHARSDAASSLVVSLGILGSMAGYPLLDPIAALIVGFMVGKMGWSFAWDALHDLMDRGLDEAEVQAIRATLLATPGVSGVHDVRTRKMGDMVVADAHIEVDALLTVEEGHNIAVAARQAVLQRHRVLNLMTHVDPAHRPDADHART; encoded by the coding sequence ATGCAATTTACCGAACAAGAAGACGAACACGCCCCCCACAGTGCCGCTGAACGCGCGGCAGCTGCGAGCCGCAGCACCTGGGTGAGCGTGGTGGTGAACGTGGTGCTGGCCAGTGCCCAGATCATTGTGGGCACGCTCACCAAGTCACAGGCGCTGATCGCGGACGGTATTCACTCACTGTCTGACCTCGTGTCGGACTTTGTGGTTCTGTTCGCCGGCCACCATGCCAAAAAAGATGCGGATGACGACCACCCTTACGGGCACCAGCGGTTTGAGACCGCAGCGTCGTTGGCCCTGGGCCTGATCCTGCTGGCTGTGGGCGGCGGAATGGTCTGGTCGGCCCTGGGCAAGCTGGAGTCGCACGACACCATTGCCCCGGCCCACACCACGGCCTTGTGGGTGGCGTTGGGGGCCATCGTCACCAAAGAGCTCTTGTTCCGCTACATGCTGCGCGTCGCCAAGGCCGTCAAATCCAGCCTGCTGGTGGCGAACGCTTGGCACGCGCGGTCGGACGCCGCCTCGTCATTGGTGGTGAGCCTGGGCATTCTCGGCAGCATGGCCGGCTACCCCTTGCTCGACCCGATTGCCGCCCTGATTGTGGGCTTCATGGTCGGCAAAATGGGTTGGAGCTTTGCGTGGGATGCGCTGCACGACCTGATGGACCGCGGCCTTGATGAAGCTGAAGTCCAAGCCATTCGCGCCACTCTGCTGGCCACGCCAGGGGTATCAGGCGTGCACGATGTGCGCACCCGCAAGATGGGCGACATGGTGGTGGCAGATGCCCACATCGAGGTGGACGCGCTGCTCACCGTGGAAGAGGGTCACAACATCGCCGTGGCGGCCCGCCAAGCGGTGCTCCAGCGCCACCGGGTTTTGAATTTGATGACCCACGTCGACCCGGCGCACCGGCCCGACGCGGACCACGCTCGTACTTAA
- the tssC gene encoding type VI secretion system contractile sheath large subunit, with amino-acid sequence MKTHPFVRAGENQPTPVVTPVKITYDVNTGGTIDKRELPFIVGILADLSGANRPEAVLKYRNMVEIDRDQFDEVLRACRPGVDLSALDNLLPGAASPKLAGILNFEKLADFDASAVVARIEGLPSLFETPEGKSTASRQLSLILQSPSFQALEATWRGLYRLVSRVETGKLLKLRVLNASRQELLNDLEKAVDFDQSSFFKLIYEAEYGTFGGTPYSLLVGAYEFGRDAASIEGLKKIAKVSSAAHAPFIAAADPSLFDLQSFTDLHKPRTLAKIFESVELIGWREFRESEDARYVALALPRVLMRVPAGVGDTSASVLDFRECLNDSGDPAAPPLHDRLLWGNPAFLLAECIASAFARNRWPAAFRGVESGGLISGLSCFRLDPCAGGAPQVGPTELPITDRRLLELDALGFVALCQRKDTAEAAFLCAKSTSRPRAYISDEANANANAYFASTLPAILTASRFAHYLKVIMREKVGSFLTRANVEAYLNTWIGQYVLLDDKASQEVNASYPLRTAFIQVSDVPGEPGVYSAAAFLQPHFQVESLTTSIRLEVKLPL; translated from the coding sequence ATGAAAACACACCCCTTTGTCAGAGCCGGCGAGAACCAGCCGACGCCAGTAGTGACCCCGGTGAAAATCACTTATGACGTAAATACCGGTGGCACCATCGACAAACGGGAATTGCCCTTTATCGTAGGCATTCTGGCGGATTTGTCTGGCGCCAACCGGCCCGAAGCAGTCCTCAAGTACCGAAACATGGTCGAAATCGACCGGGATCAATTCGATGAAGTACTTCGGGCCTGCCGACCCGGCGTAGACCTCTCTGCGCTGGATAACCTGCTGCCGGGGGCCGCCTCTCCGAAGCTGGCGGGTATCCTGAATTTTGAAAAACTGGCAGACTTTGATGCATCGGCTGTTGTGGCCCGCATCGAGGGACTGCCGTCCCTTTTTGAAACGCCGGAGGGGAAGTCGACGGCCAGCCGTCAGTTGTCCTTGATTTTGCAATCTCCCTCTTTCCAGGCGCTCGAGGCCACTTGGCGTGGGCTGTATCGGCTGGTCTCTCGCGTCGAAACCGGGAAGCTGTTGAAACTCCGGGTGTTGAACGCCAGCCGCCAGGAGCTTTTGAACGATCTGGAAAAAGCCGTGGACTTTGACCAGAGTAGCTTTTTCAAACTGATCTACGAAGCGGAATACGGTACCTTCGGAGGCACGCCTTACAGCCTGCTGGTGGGCGCCTATGAGTTCGGCCGTGATGCCGCTTCCATTGAAGGCCTGAAGAAGATTGCGAAAGTTTCGTCCGCCGCCCACGCTCCGTTCATCGCTGCTGCCGACCCGAGCCTCTTTGACTTACAGAGTTTCACCGACCTTCATAAGCCTCGCACACTTGCCAAAATCTTCGAGTCGGTTGAGCTCATCGGCTGGCGTGAATTCCGTGAGTCGGAAGATGCCCGCTACGTTGCGCTGGCACTACCTCGGGTGCTGATGCGTGTGCCCGCAGGGGTGGGTGACACGAGTGCTTCGGTATTGGATTTCCGAGAGTGCCTGAACGACAGTGGCGATCCCGCTGCACCGCCGCTGCATGATCGGCTTCTTTGGGGTAACCCGGCTTTCCTGCTGGCGGAATGCATCGCCAGCGCCTTCGCCCGCAATCGCTGGCCTGCCGCGTTCCGAGGAGTCGAATCTGGCGGGCTGATATCGGGGCTGAGTTGCTTTCGTCTGGACCCATGCGCAGGCGGAGCACCCCAAGTTGGGCCGACCGAACTTCCCATCACCGACCGTCGGCTGTTAGAACTGGACGCCTTGGGCTTTGTTGCCCTTTGCCAGCGCAAAGATACCGCCGAGGCCGCCTTCCTTTGCGCAAAAAGCACAAGCCGTCCTCGTGCGTACATCTCTGACGAGGCGAATGCCAATGCCAACGCATACTTCGCGTCCACCTTACCGGCCATCCTCACCGCTTCCCGTTTCGCCCATTACCTCAAAGTCATCATGCGGGAGAAGGTGGGCAGTTTCTTGACCCGAGCGAATGTAGAAGCCTATCTCAACACTTGGATTGGCCAATACGTACTGCTGGACGACAAAGCCTCTCAGGAAGTGAACGCCTCTTATCCCTTGCGGACGGCATTCATCCAGGTCTCAGATGTTCCCGGCGAGCCCGGCGTCTATAGCGCCGCGGCTTTCCTACAGCCCCACTTTCAAGTAGAGTCGCTTACGACCTCGATCCGGCTTGAGGTCAAGCTGCCCTTGTAA